One Cucumis sativus cultivar 9930 chromosome 1, Cucumber_9930_V3, whole genome shotgun sequence DNA segment encodes these proteins:
- the LOC101208594 gene encoding cytochrome P450 71A1 encodes MISLFNRRTMPILPCFNESFSSFFTFIFFISLLILLLIPNLKSKPNKNLPPSPPKLPIIGNLHQLGRHPHLSFCRLSQKFGPIILLQLGQIPTLIISSPKIAKQAFKTHDLAFSSRPFLFSAQHIFYNCTDIVFSPYGSYWRQVRKICILQLLSAKRVQSFSLIRQQEVARLVDRISHSNNRVDLSNLLGLYANDVLCRSALGREFSAGGEYHLHGIQKLLEEYQILLGGFCIGDLFPSLAFLSNFTGMRSRLARTANGFDKLFDQVIAEHLNPEREKLEESKDLVDVLLEIQKNGSDDKVPLTMDNVKAIILDMFAAGTDTTFIALDWGMTELITHPKAMKRAQSEIRRVVGDRRNVTESDVLEMPYLKAVVKEVLRLHPPAPVLVPRETMEDVRIEGYDIPAKTRVFVNVWGIGRDPESWKDPESFEPERFLGSGVDYGGLDFEFLPFGGGRRICPGITMGIVTIELALAQILHSFDWELPNGIEAKDLDMTEVFGITMHRKARLEAVAKPYFV; translated from the exons atgatatcaCTTTTCAACCGAAGAACAATGCCTATCCTTCCTTGTTTCAATGAGTCCTTCTCCTCATTCTTCacattcatcttcttcatttctcttctCATTCTCCTTCTAATCCCCAATCTCAAAtcaaaacccaacaaaaatcTCCCACCCTCTCCACCAAAACTTCCCATAATCGGCAACCTCCACCAACTCGGTCGCCATCCCCATCTCTCTTTCTGCCGCCTCTCCCAAAAGTTCGGCCCCATCATCCTCCTTCAACTCGGACAAATCCCAACTCTCATTATTTCATCTCCAAAAATTGCTAAACAAGCCTTCAAAACCCACGACCTCGCTTTCTCAAGCCGCCCTTTTCTCTTCTCCGCCCAACACATCTTCTACAACTGCACCGACATCGTTTTTTCCCCTTACGGCTCTTACTGGCGCCAAGTCAGAAAAATCTGCATCCTCCAACTCCTTAGCGCCAAAAGGGTTCAATCCTTTTCCCTCATTCGCCAGCAAGAAGTTGCCCGTTTGGTTGATAGAATTTCACACTCAAACAATCGAGTGGATTTGTCAAACTTGTTGGGGCTGTATGCTAATGACGTCCTTTGTCGATCGGCGCTTGGGAGGGAATTTTCCGCGGGTGGTGAGTACCATCTTCATGGGATTCAAAAGTTGCTTGAGGAGTATCAGATTTTACTTGGTGGGTTTTGTATTGGGGATTTGTTCCCTTCTCTGGCTTTTCTTAGTAACTTCACAGGAATGAGATCGAGACTTGCTAGAACAGCTAACGGGTTCGATAAGTTGTTTGATCAAGTTATAGCCGAACATCTGAATCCCGAGAGAGAAAAACTGGAGGAGTCGAAGGATCTTGTTGATGTTTTGCttgaaatacaaaagaatGGATCTGATGATAAAGTTCCACTGACTATGGATAACGTTAAGGCCATCATTTTG GATATGTTTGCAGCAGGGACAGACACGACATTTATAGCTTTGGATTGGGGGATGACGGAGCTAATAACACACCCAAAGGCCATGAAAAGAGCACAAAGCGAAATTCGAAGAGTTGTTGGTGATAGAAGAAATGTAACAGAGAGTGATGTTTTAGAAATGCCTTATTTGAAAGCTGTGGTTAAAGAGGTGCTCCGATTGCATCCACCGGCGCCAGTTTTAGTTCCGAGAGAAACTATGGAAGATGTGAGGATTGAAGGGTATGATATTCCAGCTAAAACGAGAGTCTTTGTGAATGTTTGGGGAATTGGGAGAGACCCGGAATCATGGAAGGACCCAGAAAGTTTCGAGCCAGAGAGGTTTTTAGGAAGTGGTGTTGATTATGGAGGATTGGATTTCGAGTTCCTTCCGTTTGGGGGTGGAAGAAGGATTTGTCCAGGTATTACTATGGGGATCGTCACGATCGAGCTTGCTTTAGCTCAAATTTTGCATAGCTTTGATTGGGAACTTCCTAATGGAATTGAAGCTAAAGATTTGGATATGACCGAAGTTTTTGGTATCACAATGCATAGAAAAGCTCGTTTGGAAGCTGTGGCAAAGCCTTACTTTGTGTAA